The following proteins come from a genomic window of Achromobacter deleyi:
- a CDS encoding OFA family MFS transporter: MESTATLDLPGAKPGFLDKERTIAGPGFSRWLVPPAALAIHLCIGMAYGFSVFWLPLSKAVGGAQPLACPPDMSLVAELFTTSCDWKISTMGWMYTLFFVLLGCSAALWGGWLERAGPRKAGVVSALCWCGGLVISAFGVYLHQMWMLWLGSGVIGGIGLGLGYISPVSTLIKWFPDRRGMATGMAIMGFGGGAMIGAPLADLLMRHFATPTSPGVWQTFLTMALVYFIFMMSGALGYRVPPTGWKPEGWTAPAKHANNAMITKGHVHVKRVWGVPQFWLVWLVLCLNVTAGIGILGMASPLLQEVFGGGLINKPELGFGQLDKAQLASIAAIAAGFTGLLSLFNIGGRFFWASLSDKLGRKMTYLIFFVLGFALYAAIPWTAHMGALALFVAAFCVILSMYGGGFATVPAYLADLFGTQMVGAIHGRLLTAWSAAGIFGPVLVNYIREYQLSIGVPRAQVYDITMYILAGMLVLGFLCNLAIRPVNPKYFMTDEELAREKALAHERAAAAETHGVGASTFRTPAALVLFAWACVGIPLAWGIWITLQKAVVLFH, translated from the coding sequence ATGGAAAGCACTGCAACACTCGACCTGCCCGGCGCCAAGCCGGGTTTCCTGGACAAGGAACGCACCATCGCCGGACCGGGTTTTTCCCGCTGGCTGGTACCCCCGGCCGCCCTGGCCATCCACCTGTGCATCGGCATGGCCTATGGCTTCTCGGTGTTCTGGCTGCCGCTGTCCAAGGCGGTCGGCGGCGCCCAGCCGCTGGCCTGCCCGCCCGACATGAGCCTGGTGGCCGAGCTGTTCACCACCAGTTGCGACTGGAAGATCTCCACCATGGGGTGGATGTACACGCTGTTCTTCGTGCTGCTGGGATGCTCGGCGGCGCTGTGGGGCGGCTGGCTGGAACGCGCCGGTCCGCGCAAGGCGGGCGTGGTGTCGGCGCTGTGCTGGTGCGGCGGCCTGGTGATCTCGGCCTTCGGCGTCTACCTGCACCAGATGTGGATGCTGTGGCTCGGTTCCGGCGTCATCGGCGGCATCGGGCTGGGGCTGGGCTACATCTCGCCGGTCAGCACGCTGATCAAGTGGTTCCCGGACCGCCGCGGCATGGCGACCGGCATGGCCATCATGGGCTTCGGCGGCGGCGCCATGATCGGCGCGCCGCTGGCCGACCTGCTGATGCGCCACTTCGCCACGCCCACCTCGCCGGGCGTGTGGCAGACCTTCCTGACCATGGCACTGGTGTACTTCATCTTCATGATGTCGGGCGCGCTCGGCTACCGCGTGCCGCCCACCGGCTGGAAGCCGGAGGGCTGGACCGCCCCCGCCAAGCACGCCAACAACGCCATGATCACCAAGGGCCACGTGCACGTGAAGCGGGTCTGGGGCGTGCCGCAATTCTGGCTGGTCTGGCTGGTGCTGTGCCTGAACGTGACCGCCGGCATCGGCATCCTGGGCATGGCCTCGCCGCTGCTGCAGGAAGTGTTCGGCGGCGGCCTGATCAACAAGCCGGAACTGGGCTTTGGCCAGCTCGACAAGGCCCAGCTGGCCTCGATCGCCGCCATCGCCGCGGGCTTCACCGGCCTGCTGAGCCTGTTCAACATCGGCGGCCGCTTCTTCTGGGCCAGCCTGTCGGACAAGCTGGGCCGCAAGATGACCTACCTGATCTTCTTCGTGCTGGGCTTCGCGCTGTACGCGGCGATTCCCTGGACCGCGCACATGGGCGCGCTGGCGCTGTTCGTGGCGGCCTTCTGCGTCATCCTGTCGATGTACGGCGGCGGCTTCGCCACGGTGCCGGCCTACCTGGCCGACCTGTTCGGCACGCAGATGGTCGGCGCCATCCACGGCCGCCTGCTGACGGCCTGGTCGGCCGCGGGCATCTTCGGGCCGGTGCTGGTGAACTACATCCGCGAATACCAGTTGTCCATCGGCGTGCCGCGGGCGCAGGTGTATGACATCACCATGTACATCCTGGCGGGTATGCTGGTGCTGGGCTTCCTGTGCAACCTGGCGATCCGCCCGGTGAACCCCAAGTACTTCATGACCGACGAGGAACTGGCGCGCGAGAAGGCCCTGGCGCATGAACGCGCGGCGGCGGCCGAGACCCACGGCGTGGGCGCCTCGACCTTCCGCACGCCGGCGGCGCTAGTGCTGTTCGCCTGGGCCTGCGTCGGCATCCCGCTGGCCTGGGGCATCTGGATCACGCTGCAGAAGGCCGTGGTGCTGTTCCACTGA
- the fdhD gene encoding formate dehydrogenase accessory sulfurtransferase FdhD codes for MDHSAPPPSSRPELVAAQVTRVRAGAIAPGAEGDNLAEETPVALEFNGISHATMLATPADLEDFAVGFSLSEGIIDSVADVRGIDVLPQCDGIVVQLEISSACEARLKSRRRAMAGRTGCGLCGVETLPEVLRPVAPVPAGAPVPVGAVLRAMRDMRARQALHDLTGATHAAGWAGADGAVALVREDVGRHNALDKLVGALARQGLSAAHGVVLVSSRASFEMVQKTAAAGVGILAAVSAPTALAVRLADSAGIALLGFLRNDDATLYSHPERITSQT; via the coding sequence ATGGACCACAGCGCCCCTCCCCCTTCCTCCCGCCCCGAGCTCGTGGCGGCCCAGGTGACCCGCGTGCGGGCCGGCGCCATCGCGCCCGGCGCCGAAGGCGACAACCTGGCCGAGGAAACGCCGGTGGCGCTGGAGTTCAACGGCATCAGCCACGCCACCATGCTGGCCACGCCCGCCGACCTGGAGGACTTCGCCGTCGGCTTTTCGCTGTCGGAAGGCATCATCGACAGCGTGGCCGACGTGCGCGGCATCGACGTGCTGCCGCAGTGCGACGGCATCGTGGTGCAACTCGAAATCTCCAGTGCCTGCGAGGCGCGCCTGAAATCGCGCCGCCGCGCCATGGCCGGCCGCACCGGCTGCGGGCTGTGCGGCGTCGAGACGCTGCCCGAGGTGCTGCGGCCGGTGGCGCCGGTGCCGGCCGGCGCGCCCGTGCCGGTGGGCGCGGTGCTGCGGGCGATGCGCGACATGCGCGCGCGCCAGGCGCTGCATGACCTGACCGGCGCCACCCATGCCGCCGGCTGGGCCGGCGCCGACGGCGCCGTGGCGCTGGTGCGCGAGGACGTGGGCCGCCACAACGCGCTCGACAAGCTGGTCGGCGCGCTGGCGCGCCAGGGACTGTCCGCCGCGCACGGCGTGGTGCTGGTATCCAGCCGCGCCAGTTTCGAGATGGTGCAGAAGACCGCCGCGGCCGGCGTCGGCATCCTGGCGGCGGTATCGGCCCCCACCGCGCTGGCCGTGCGGCTGGCCGACAGCGCCGGCATCGCGCTGCTGGGCTTTTTGCGCAATGACGACGCCACCCTGTATTCCCACCCTGAACGCATCACTTCGCAGACCTGA
- a CDS encoding formate dehydrogenase subunit delta: MEIGNLIRMANRIGQFFEAMPLRPEAVEGVANHIHKFWEPRMRNELLDFLARQPDGDAGEQQLHPLVLEAVTQNRERLTPLARVP, encoded by the coding sequence ATGGAAATCGGCAACCTGATCCGCATGGCCAACCGCATCGGCCAATTCTTCGAAGCCATGCCGCTGCGCCCCGAGGCGGTGGAAGGCGTGGCCAACCATATCCACAAATTCTGGGAGCCCCGCATGCGCAACGAGCTGCTGGACTTCCTAGCCCGGCAGCCCGATGGCGATGCCGGCGAGCAACAGTTGCATCCCCTGGTGCTGGAGGCGGTCACGCAGAACCGCGAGCGCCTGACCCCGTTGGCGCGGGTGCCCTGA